A genomic segment from Tachysurus fulvidraco isolate hzauxx_2018 chromosome 21, HZAU_PFXX_2.0, whole genome shotgun sequence encodes:
- the aurka gene encoding aurora kinase A — MDSAARIRSSKDLMIQKSDCEKVLNNGPKRVPVTQSCHKPAPTPSHTSVLGVRQGPQRVQRPRSEHKSPCGGEQNINPAQAQPKPQPAQSQPKPAPTAPEGVKPTEPKQDKPNPKPTSGMTSMSNTEKKPWSLENFDIGRALGKGKFGSVYLARERQTKFILALKVLFKKQLEKAGVEHQLRREVEIQSHLRHPNILRLYGYFHDSARVYLILEFAPKGELYGELQRCRAFDDKRSATYIMELADALYYCHSKKVIHRDIKPENLLLGANGELKIADFGWSVHTPSSRRSTLCGTLDYLPPEMIEGKTHDEKVDLWSLGVLCYEFLVGNPPFETKSHEETYRKISRVEFTYPSHVSEGARDLINRLLKHNPMHRLPIQGVLTHPWVIENSTKKPTTFGQAPKESP, encoded by the exons ATGGATTCTGCTGCAAGGATCAGATCATCTAAAGACCTGATGATTCAGAAATCAGACTGTGAAAag gTTTTAAACAACGGGCCAAAGAGGGTTCCTGTGACTCAGAGCTGCCACAAACCTGCACCGACTCCGAGCCACACATCTGTCCTCGGTGTTCGTCAGGGGCCGCAGCGAGTCCAGAGGCCTCGGAGCGAGCACAAAAGCCCATGTGGCGGAGAGCAGAACATAAACCCTGCTCAGGCCCAACCCAAACCCCAGCCAGCACAGAGTCAGCCCAAACCTGCTCCCACTGCCCCTGAGGGTGTTAAACCCACAGAGCCCAAGCAGGACAAGCCTAACC CAAAACCCACCAGCGGGATGACCAGCATGTCCAACACTGAGAA GAAGCCGTGGAGTCTGGAGAACTTCGACATCGGCAGGGCTCTCGGGAAGGGAAAGTTTGGAAGCGTTTACCTGGccagagaaagacagaccaAGTTCATCCTGGCCCTGAAGGTGCTTTTTAAGAAGCAGCTGGAGAAAGCCGGCGTGGAGCATCAGCTGAGGAGAGAGGTGGAGATTCAGTCGCATCTCAG GCATCCCAACATCCTGCGCCTGTATGGCTACTTCCATGACTCTGCTCGTGTCTACCTCAtcctggagtttgctcctaaaGGTGAGCTGTACGGAGAGCTGCAGCGCTGCCGGGCGTTTGATGACAAGCGCAGTGCCACG TACATAATGGAGCTGGCCGACGCGCTGTACTACTGCCATTCAAAGAAAGTCATCCACAGAGACATTAAACCCGAGAATCTGTTACTGGGAGCGAACGGCGAGCTGAAGATCGCAGATTTCGGATGGTCAGTCCACACCCCGTCCTCAAG GAGGTCTACGCTGTGCGGCACGCTCGATTATCTGCCCCCAGAGATGATCGAGGGCAAAACCCACGACGAGAAAGTGGACCTCTGGAGTCTGGGTGTCCTTTGTTATGAGTTTCTGGTGGGGAATCCTCCTTTTGAGACAAAGAGTCACGAAGAAACATATCGCAAAATCTCcagg GTGGAGTTCACGTATCCGTCCCATGTGAGCGAAGGCGCTAGAGATCTGATCAACAGGCTTCTGAAACACAACCCGATGCACCGACTTCCAATCCAAGGAGTCCTGACTCATCCCTGGGTCATCGAAAACTCCACCAAGAAGCCGACTACCTTCGGTCAAGCCCCTAAAGAGTCTCCGTGA